The proteins below come from a single Nocardioides eburneiflavus genomic window:
- a CDS encoding DeoR/GlpR family DNA-binding transcription regulator, with protein sequence MYAEERQQAMAHLISRRGRLSVVQLAEQFEVTTETVRRDLSTLDRMGLVRRVHGGAVPAGSLTVIESGIVERDQSNTQAKEAIANAAVALLPPPDSIVVIDAGSTTARFAAALPRDHRLIVITHAVPVATRLAGLPQIELHLLPGKVRPTTHAAVGADTVATLADLRADVAFVATNGMTVGHGLTTPDSDEAATKRAIIACARKTVVLADSTKLGVETAVRFATLDSIDVLVTDSDIDPAERRALEGAGIEVVVA encoded by the coding sequence ATGTACGCCGAGGAGCGCCAGCAGGCGATGGCTCACCTGATCAGTCGTCGCGGGCGACTGTCGGTCGTCCAGCTGGCCGAGCAGTTCGAGGTCACCACCGAGACCGTCCGCCGCGACCTGTCCACCCTCGACCGGATGGGGCTGGTCCGCCGGGTGCACGGCGGCGCCGTGCCGGCCGGGTCCCTCACCGTCATCGAATCAGGGATCGTCGAGCGCGACCAGTCCAACACGCAGGCCAAGGAGGCGATCGCCAACGCGGCCGTCGCCCTGCTGCCGCCCCCCGACTCCATCGTGGTCATCGACGCCGGCAGCACGACTGCCCGGTTCGCCGCGGCCCTCCCCCGCGACCACCGCCTCATCGTCATCACGCACGCGGTGCCGGTGGCGACGCGGCTCGCGGGCCTGCCGCAGATCGAGCTGCACCTGCTGCCGGGCAAGGTGCGGCCCACCACGCACGCCGCCGTCGGCGCCGACACCGTCGCCACCCTCGCCGACCTCCGCGCCGACGTCGCCTTCGTCGCGACCAACGGCATGACGGTGGGGCACGGTCTCACCACGCCCGACAGCGACGAGGCGGCGACCAAGCGCGCGATCATCGCCTGCGCCCGCAAGACCGTGGTGCTCGCCGACTCCACCAAGCTCGGCGTCGAGACAGCCGTACGCTTCGCTACCCTCGACAGCATCGACGTCCTCGTGACCGACAGCGACATCGACCCTGCCGAGCGCCGGGCGCTCGAGGGCGCCGGCATCGAGGTGGTGGTCGCATGA
- a CDS encoding bifunctional riboflavin kinase/FAD synthetase: MQIWRDVDDVPADLGRTVVSIGNFDGVHLGHAHVLREAQATAQRLGIDTVVAVTFDPHPMAVLRPEHAPPTLTSIETRSRLLEAVGIDSILVLRFDREVASWSPQEFIDRILVDTLRARAVVVGSNFRFGNKAAGEVATLVEAGASRDFETVGVALDGGPQVWSSTYVRQCLATGDVAGAAEALGRPFTVRGTVVEGDKRGRELGYPTANVPLPPVEAAPADGVYAGWLTRLDTGERFPAAISVGTNPTFDGERDRRVESYVLDRDDLELYGVEVEVAFVDRLRGMVRFEGIEALVETMHDDVRRARALLA; this comes from the coding sequence GTGCAGATCTGGCGAGACGTCGACGACGTGCCGGCCGACCTCGGCCGGACCGTGGTCAGCATCGGCAACTTCGACGGCGTGCACCTCGGTCACGCCCACGTGCTCCGCGAGGCGCAGGCGACCGCGCAGCGGCTGGGCATCGACACCGTGGTGGCGGTGACCTTCGACCCGCACCCGATGGCGGTGCTGCGCCCCGAGCACGCCCCACCGACCCTCACCTCGATCGAGACGCGCTCCCGGCTGCTCGAGGCCGTCGGCATCGACTCGATCCTCGTCCTCCGCTTCGACCGCGAGGTCGCGTCGTGGTCGCCGCAGGAATTCATCGACCGCATCCTCGTCGACACCCTCCGTGCCCGAGCGGTCGTGGTCGGATCCAACTTCCGCTTCGGCAACAAGGCGGCCGGCGAGGTCGCCACGCTGGTGGAGGCCGGCGCGTCGCGCGACTTCGAGACCGTCGGGGTCGCCCTCGACGGGGGTCCGCAGGTGTGGAGCTCGACCTACGTCCGCCAGTGCCTGGCGACCGGTGACGTGGCCGGTGCGGCCGAGGCCCTGGGCCGGCCGTTCACCGTGCGCGGCACCGTCGTGGAGGGCGACAAGCGTGGACGCGAGCTCGGCTACCCGACCGCCAACGTCCCGCTCCCGCCCGTCGAGGCGGCTCCGGCCGACGGCGTCTACGCCGGGTGGCTGACCCGGCTCGACACCGGCGAGCGGTTCCCGGCCGCGATCTCGGTGGGCACCAACCCGACCTTCGACGGCGAGCGCGACCGGCGCGTCGAGTCCTACGTCCTCGACCGCGACGACCTCGAGCTCTACGGCGTCGAGGTCGAGGTGGCCTTCGTCGACCGGCTGCGCGGCATGGTGAGGTTCGAGGGCATCGAGGCGCTCGTCGAGACCATGCACGACGACGTACGCCGGGCGCGGGCCCTGCTGGCGTGA
- a CDS encoding HPr family phosphocarrier protein: MPSKSVVVGSAVGLHARPAAIIAEKAAELGSDVTINGVDASSSLMIMTLGAGNGDTVEVAGDDQAAVDTIAALVEQDLDA; encoded by the coding sequence ATGCCCAGCAAGTCCGTCGTCGTCGGCTCCGCCGTCGGCCTCCACGCCCGTCCCGCCGCGATCATCGCCGAGAAGGCCGCCGAGCTCGGCTCGGACGTCACCATCAACGGTGTCGACGCCAGCTCGTCGCTGATGATCATGACCCTCGGTGCCGGCAACGGCGACACCGTCGAGGTGGCCGGCGACGACCAGGCGGCCGTCGACACGATCGCCGCGCTGGTCGAGCAGGACCTCGACGCCTGA
- a CDS encoding glycosyltransferase family 2 protein, whose amino-acid sequence MAEPFPFERYRDVDPHSLRHKIAAVGPRVSVVVAVHNGGEVVRSCLQSVIDNSPTSHRIIAIDDGGEDVHTRHILDEFHERGDVELIRHEKCRGYTRTANHGLLLTEGDDVVLLNSDTVVPPMWLQRLSWTAYSEPGIGTVSAVSNDAAANSVPVRHRRNDWYPRLEWESTGRLMSRGMRVWSQHVPSAHGFCMYIRRALIRKLGALDRYGFPVGYGEEVDYSQKAILAGWSNVVAPHVLVKHLRSQSFGPDRRKQLVDASKVVLTERYPQLRADVASWESSLGAALVQQNAARVRSGWSGKGPGARAVVVRDLDLQYTLVELLGEDGSLAPQDEWCFPANQRRVDSTEALDHAVSEMILLGCAESVVSHSRSTHKERVLRRLARDLGVGYEQAHAPDTDPAGLTRDR is encoded by the coding sequence ATGGCTGAGCCGTTTCCCTTCGAACGTTATCGCGACGTCGATCCGCACTCCCTGCGCCACAAGATCGCGGCCGTCGGCCCGCGGGTCTCGGTGGTGGTCGCCGTGCACAACGGCGGCGAGGTCGTGCGCTCGTGCCTGCAGTCCGTGATCGACAATTCTCCGACTTCCCACCGCATCATTGCCATTGACGACGGAGGGGAAGACGTCCATACGCGTCATATCCTCGACGAATTCCACGAGCGCGGAGACGTGGAGCTCATTCGTCACGAGAAATGCAGGGGATACACCCGCACGGCGAACCATGGCCTGCTCCTGACTGAGGGCGATGACGTCGTGCTGCTGAACAGCGACACGGTCGTCCCTCCCATGTGGCTCCAACGACTGTCGTGGACTGCCTACAGCGAGCCGGGGATCGGAACGGTATCGGCCGTGTCGAATGATGCGGCCGCCAACAGCGTCCCCGTGCGCCACCGACGAAATGACTGGTATCCGCGACTCGAGTGGGAAAGCACCGGACGGCTGATGAGCCGCGGAATGCGCGTGTGGAGCCAGCACGTGCCGTCGGCGCACGGATTCTGCATGTACATCCGCCGCGCCCTGATCCGGAAGCTGGGCGCCCTGGACAGGTACGGCTTTCCCGTCGGTTATGGCGAGGAGGTCGACTACTCGCAAAAGGCGATCCTCGCCGGCTGGTCCAACGTGGTCGCTCCCCACGTGCTGGTCAAGCATCTCCGTTCACAGTCGTTCGGGCCTGACCGACGCAAGCAGCTCGTCGACGCCTCCAAGGTCGTCCTGACGGAGCGATATCCTCAGCTGAGAGCAGACGTCGCGAGCTGGGAGAGCTCGCTCGGGGCCGCCCTGGTGCAGCAGAACGCGGCCAGGGTCAGGAGCGGCTGGTCCGGCAAGGGACCGGGAGCGCGGGCGGTCGTGGTACGCGACCTCGACCTCCAGTACACCCTGGTGGAGCTGCTCGGGGAAGACGGGTCCCTGGCCCCCCAGGACGAGTGGTGCTTCCCGGCGAACCAACGACGCGTGGACTCCACAGAGGCGCTGGACCACGCGGTGAGCGAGATGATCCTGCTCGGTTGCGCCGAGTCCGTCGTCAGTCACTCCCGCTCGACCCACAAGGAGAGGGTGCTGCGCCGGCTCGCCCGCGACCTGGGCGTGGGATACGAGCAGGCGCACGCGCCGGACACGGATCCCGCGGGGCTGACCCGTGATCGTTGA
- a CDS encoding glycosyltransferase domain-containing protein: MPEPAQAPDTHDNTAAAGGASAGDVVYTALFGRYESLVEEECALDSDAEFICFTDDPSLTSKTWRVELVEPRFPMDPIRSARWVKVFGDESIWQGFDRSLWVDNRVSLKADPAEILDSLLEEPQADMALFEHSFRHRVIDEFDAVVEGRFDDPDRVYEQLIHYAEASPDVLDEQPLWTGFIARRHNEQVVSAMHTWAAHICRYSRRDQLSVNLALQDAGLCVTRMARDNRESEWHVWPPLSDTLGRQHNTRVRAFEHSIRAPLARLRSIEREHHDLLEAHAVSAAKRDKVVATEKHRADDLESLLAEEKRRRMEADLALAASHERIARLGERVERLRSRMLVLRKRLEQRQRRIVILKKQVDRLQRRMAVLTESAGTQAAARPRPTSTDAKKVVRAGKRLAARARTRLHG, from the coding sequence GTGCCCGAGCCTGCACAGGCACCTGACACACATGACAACACGGCGGCCGCGGGCGGTGCGAGTGCGGGGGACGTCGTCTACACGGCCCTGTTCGGTCGATATGAGTCGCTCGTCGAGGAAGAATGTGCACTGGACTCGGACGCGGAGTTCATCTGTTTCACCGACGACCCCAGCCTGACCAGCAAGACGTGGCGCGTCGAGCTGGTCGAACCGCGCTTCCCGATGGACCCGATTCGAAGTGCGAGGTGGGTCAAGGTCTTCGGTGACGAGTCCATCTGGCAGGGCTTCGACCGATCTCTCTGGGTGGACAACCGGGTGTCGTTGAAGGCCGATCCCGCGGAGATCCTGGATTCGTTGCTCGAGGAACCGCAAGCCGACATGGCGTTGTTCGAGCACAGCTTCCGGCACCGCGTGATCGACGAGTTCGATGCGGTGGTCGAGGGCCGGTTCGACGACCCGGACCGCGTCTACGAACAGCTCATCCACTACGCGGAGGCATCGCCGGACGTGCTGGACGAGCAACCACTGTGGACCGGCTTCATCGCCCGACGTCACAACGAGCAGGTCGTCTCCGCCATGCACACATGGGCTGCGCACATCTGCCGGTACTCGAGACGAGACCAGCTCTCGGTCAACCTCGCGCTCCAGGACGCGGGCCTCTGCGTCACCCGGATGGCCCGCGACAACCGTGAGTCCGAGTGGCACGTGTGGCCACCGCTGTCCGACACGCTCGGTCGGCAGCACAACACCCGAGTTCGGGCCTTCGAGCACTCGATCCGCGCGCCGCTCGCGCGCCTGCGCTCCATCGAGCGCGAGCACCACGACCTCCTCGAGGCGCATGCCGTCTCGGCGGCGAAGCGCGACAAGGTGGTCGCGACGGAGAAGCACCGCGCCGACGACCTCGAGAGCCTCCTTGCGGAGGAGAAGCGCCGCAGGATGGAGGCGGACCTCGCCCTCGCAGCGTCGCACGAGAGGATCGCCAGGCTCGGCGAGCGCGTCGAGCGGCTGCGCAGCCGTATGCTCGTCCTGAGGAAGCGCCTGGAGCAACGACAGCGGCGAATCGTGATCCTCAAGAAGCAGGTGGACCGCCTGCAGCGCCGGATGGCCGTCCTGACCGAGAGCGCAGGAACGCAGGCCGCGGCTCGACCACGGCCGACGTCCACGGACGCCAAGAAGGTCGTGAGGGCAGGCAAGCGCCTGGCGGCCCGAGCGCGGACACGGCTCCATGGCTGA
- a CDS encoding 1-phosphofructokinase family hexose kinase, producing MILTLTPNPSVDRTVALDCELGRGQVHRVASVTSQAGGKGVNISRAAVSADIPSIAVVPAAKDDPFVLELLGAGIDCRPVQPAGDVRVNLTITEPDGTTTKLNSPGAAVLPLHLELMAQAVLVRASSADWTVLAGSLPAGAPAGFYAELVRRLREVGGRVAVDTSEAPLQALVDALPHSAPDLMKPNGEELASFTGGDADELESDPRATAAAARQLIDRGVGAVLATLGGNGAVLVTSEGAWHASPPPTTVVSTVGAGDSSLFGYLLGDIRGLPAPDRLALAVAYGSAAAGLPGTTIPQPSQVRPDLVGVTALTPSPGGTA from the coding sequence ATGATCCTGACCCTGACCCCCAACCCGAGCGTCGACCGCACCGTCGCCCTCGACTGCGAGCTGGGCCGCGGCCAGGTCCACCGTGTCGCCTCGGTCACCTCGCAGGCCGGCGGCAAGGGCGTCAACATCTCCCGCGCGGCCGTGAGCGCCGACATCCCGAGCATCGCCGTCGTGCCCGCCGCGAAGGACGACCCGTTCGTCCTGGAGCTGCTCGGCGCCGGCATCGACTGCCGTCCCGTGCAGCCGGCGGGCGACGTCCGGGTCAACCTCACCATCACCGAGCCCGACGGCACCACGACCAAGCTCAACTCCCCCGGCGCCGCCGTGCTCCCCCTCCACCTCGAGCTGATGGCGCAGGCGGTGCTGGTCCGTGCCTCGAGCGCGGACTGGACCGTGCTCGCCGGCTCGCTGCCCGCGGGCGCACCCGCCGGCTTCTACGCCGAGCTCGTACGCCGCCTGCGCGAGGTGGGCGGCCGGGTGGCCGTCGACACCAGCGAGGCGCCGCTGCAGGCACTGGTCGACGCGCTGCCGCACTCGGCCCCCGACCTGATGAAGCCCAACGGCGAGGAGCTCGCCTCCTTCACCGGCGGTGACGCGGACGAGCTCGAGTCCGACCCGCGCGCGACCGCGGCCGCCGCCCGCCAGCTCATCGACCGCGGCGTGGGCGCCGTGCTCGCCACCCTCGGTGGCAACGGGGCCGTCCTCGTCACGTCCGAGGGGGCATGGCACGCCAGCCCGCCGCCCACCACGGTCGTCAGCACCGTCGGTGCCGGCGACTCCAGCCTCTTCGGCTACCTGCTGGGCGACATCCGGGGGCTGCCGGCCCCGGACCGCCTGGCACTGGCCGTCGCCTACGGCAGCGCCGCCGCAGGTCTCCCCGGCACCACCATCCCCCAGCCGTCGCAGGTCCGCCCGGACCTCGTCGGCGTCACCGCACTGACCCCTTCACCCGGAGGCACAGCATGA
- a CDS encoding PTS fructose transporter subunit IIABC yields MTALITTELVRLGADWGSDKHDVIRALAGVVDDAGRATSKDQLVEDAFARESTSATGLPGGIAIPHCRTTGVEVPTLAFARLEPPVDFGAKDGPADLAFLIAAPAGGDADHLTILTKLARALVKPAFTDALRAAESDEEVVDLVTHELGEPAPGASKPAAAAAAAPAAAAAPAAAAPATSGTSGDTPSLVAVTACPTGIAHTYMAAEALEAAAERAGVRLQVETQGSAGSAGSTPLAPATIAAAGAVIFAVDVGVRDRSRFAGKPMVASGVKRPIDDADAMIAEALRYAADPSSAPRVEGTASEADATAGGKESFGATARRVLMTGVSYMIPFVAAGGLLIALGFLFGGYEIVNDGQTIAVDNTFFNLPDVNELGLDHALGGSAFFAYLGALLFTLGAAAFGFLVPALAGYIAYAIADRPGIAPGFVMGAIAGTLNSGFLGGIVGGVLAGIVALWITRWKVPTWMRGLMPVLVIPLLATLISGFVMVVILGKPLGRLMEALSDGLNSLQGGSAIILGVILGLMMAFDMGGPLNKTAYAFATTGLGAAATATDAPELKVMAAVMLAGMVPPLALALATVVRPKLFTVPERENGKAAWAMGASFITEGAIPFAAADPLRVIPSIMAGSAVTGALSMGLDVGLRAPHGGIFVLFAVDGILGFVIALAAGVLVSAALVVVLKTASHADADVATV; encoded by the coding sequence ATGACCGCACTCATCACCACCGAACTCGTCAGGCTGGGCGCCGACTGGGGCTCGGACAAGCACGACGTCATCCGAGCGCTCGCCGGGGTCGTCGACGACGCCGGCCGCGCCACGAGCAAGGACCAGCTCGTCGAGGACGCGTTCGCCCGGGAGTCCACCTCGGCCACCGGTCTGCCCGGCGGCATCGCCATCCCCCACTGCCGCACGACCGGCGTCGAGGTCCCCACGCTCGCGTTCGCGCGCCTGGAGCCCCCCGTCGACTTCGGCGCCAAGGACGGCCCGGCGGACCTGGCGTTCCTGATCGCCGCACCGGCCGGCGGCGACGCCGACCACCTCACCATCCTCACCAAGCTGGCCCGGGCCCTGGTGAAGCCGGCGTTCACCGACGCGCTGCGTGCCGCTGAGAGCGACGAGGAGGTCGTCGACCTGGTCACCCACGAGCTCGGCGAGCCCGCGCCGGGGGCGAGCAAGCCGGCCGCTGCTGCCGCCGCCGCTCCCGCTGCTGCCGCTGCTCCTGCGGCCGCCGCCCCGGCCACCTCGGGCACGTCCGGCGACACGCCGTCGCTCGTCGCGGTCACCGCCTGCCCCACCGGCATCGCGCACACCTACATGGCGGCCGAGGCCCTCGAGGCCGCCGCCGAGCGCGCCGGCGTACGGCTCCAGGTCGAGACGCAGGGCTCGGCCGGCTCGGCCGGCTCGACACCGCTCGCCCCCGCCACGATCGCCGCCGCCGGTGCGGTCATCTTCGCCGTCGACGTGGGCGTGCGTGACCGTTCCCGCTTCGCCGGCAAGCCGATGGTGGCCTCGGGTGTGAAGCGTCCCATCGACGACGCCGACGCGATGATCGCCGAGGCGCTGCGCTACGCGGCGGACCCGTCCAGCGCCCCGCGCGTGGAGGGGACGGCCTCCGAGGCCGACGCCACGGCGGGCGGCAAGGAGTCGTTCGGGGCCACGGCGCGCCGGGTCCTGATGACCGGTGTCTCCTACATGATCCCGTTCGTCGCCGCGGGCGGTCTCCTGATCGCCCTCGGCTTCCTCTTCGGCGGCTACGAGATCGTCAACGACGGCCAGACAATCGCGGTCGACAACACGTTCTTCAACCTGCCCGACGTCAACGAGCTCGGCCTCGACCACGCGCTCGGCGGCAGCGCCTTCTTCGCCTACCTCGGCGCCCTCCTGTTCACCCTCGGTGCCGCCGCCTTCGGCTTCCTCGTCCCGGCGCTCGCCGGCTACATCGCGTACGCCATCGCCGACCGCCCCGGCATCGCGCCCGGATTCGTGATGGGCGCCATCGCCGGCACCCTCAACTCCGGATTCCTCGGCGGCATCGTCGGCGGCGTGCTCGCCGGCATCGTCGCGCTCTGGATCACCCGGTGGAAGGTGCCCACCTGGATGCGCGGCCTGATGCCGGTGCTGGTCATCCCGTTGCTGGCGACCCTCATCTCCGGCTTCGTGATGGTGGTCATCCTGGGCAAGCCCCTCGGTCGCCTGATGGAGGCCCTGAGCGACGGCCTCAACAGCCTGCAGGGTGGATCGGCGATCATCCTCGGGGTGATCCTCGGCCTGATGATGGCCTTCGACATGGGCGGCCCCCTCAACAAGACCGCCTACGCCTTCGCCACGACCGGCCTCGGTGCCGCCGCCACCGCCACCGACGCCCCGGAGCTCAAGGTGATGGCTGCCGTCATGCTCGCCGGCATGGTTCCGCCGCTGGCGCTGGCCCTCGCCACGGTCGTACGCCCGAAGCTCTTCACCGTCCCCGAGCGCGAGAACGGCAAGGCCGCCTGGGCGATGGGTGCCTCGTTCATCACCGAGGGCGCCATCCCGTTCGCCGCAGCCGACCCCCTGCGGGTCATCCCGTCGATCATGGCGGGCAGCGCGGTCACCGGTGCCCTGTCCATGGGGCTGGACGTCGGCCTGCGGGCCCCGCACGGCGGCATCTTCGTGCTGTTCGCCGTCGACGGGATCCTCGGCTTCGTCATCGCCCTCGCCGCGGGCGTGCTCGTGAGCGCCGCCCTGGTCGTCGTCCTCAAGACGGCCAGCCACGCCGACGCCGACGTCGCTACTGTCTGA
- a CDS encoding LCP family protein gives MPRTLVPLALVGLAVSAYALGGPVVRLVVLPGALVLLLLVAAVVLWRRTRRGPAALAAGLALAVVAASGWYWSSLHQQLSEIPRVDDAVLDSGTRPPPPKKGALTFLLLGADARDTGARPSVADLMESDEWSPGAYRSDTVVVVHIPQHRRSATVVSLPRDSYVRIHSPAGEPGGMDKLNAAFALHGPFGAMRTVEELTGMRLAHLAVLDFEGFRDLTAALGGVEVYVPERIADPTLDRVWDRGWTTVEGEEALDYVRSRAGFADGDFGRIRRQQNFLRAVVAQLGADGTTFDPVRLMDTVEALAAPLTVDSSWTPRAMASLALSVRGIGPDRIRFLTLPFDHYETVEGVGSVNIIDEELAAQLFRAVRDGRVADVVEDHPELELPDADEVR, from the coding sequence ATGCCAAGGACTCTCGTCCCGCTCGCCCTCGTCGGTCTCGCCGTGTCCGCGTACGCCCTCGGCGGGCCCGTCGTACGCCTGGTGGTGCTGCCGGGGGCGTTGGTCCTCCTGCTGCTGGTCGCCGCGGTCGTCCTGTGGCGGCGTACGCGTCGTGGTCCGGCCGCGTTGGCCGCGGGGCTCGCGCTCGCGGTGGTCGCGGCGAGCGGCTGGTACTGGTCGTCCCTCCACCAGCAGCTCAGCGAGATCCCCCGGGTGGACGACGCCGTGCTCGACAGCGGCACGCGCCCGCCGCCACCGAAGAAGGGGGCGCTCACCTTCCTCCTCCTCGGCGCCGACGCGCGCGACACCGGTGCGAGACCGTCGGTGGCGGACCTGATGGAGAGCGACGAGTGGTCCCCCGGGGCCTATCGGAGCGACACCGTGGTCGTGGTCCACATCCCCCAGCACCGGAGGTCCGCCACCGTCGTGTCGCTTCCTCGCGACTCCTACGTGCGCATCCACAGCCCCGCCGGGGAGCCCGGTGGCATGGACAAGCTGAACGCGGCCTTCGCCCTGCACGGGCCGTTCGGCGCGATGAGGACGGTCGAGGAGCTCACCGGCATGCGGCTGGCCCACCTGGCAGTCCTCGACTTCGAGGGGTTCCGCGACCTCACCGCGGCCCTGGGGGGAGTCGAGGTCTACGTTCCCGAGCGGATCGCCGACCCGACGCTCGACCGCGTCTGGGACCGAGGGTGGACGACCGTGGAGGGAGAGGAGGCACTCGACTACGTCCGGAGCAGGGCCGGCTTCGCCGATGGGGACTTCGGCCGCATCCGCCGCCAGCAGAACTTCCTGCGGGCCGTCGTCGCCCAGCTGGGCGCCGACGGCACCACCTTCGACCCGGTGCGACTGATGGACACCGTGGAGGCGCTCGCCGCTCCGTTGACGGTCGACTCGAGCTGGACCCCGCGGGCCATGGCCTCCCTCGCCCTGTCCGTGCGCGGCATCGGCCCGGACCGCATCCGGTTCCTCACCCTGCCGTTCGACCACTACGAGACCGTCGAGGGCGTGGGGTCGGTCAACATCATCGACGAGGAGCTCGCCGCCCAGCTCTTCAGGGCCGTGCGCGACGGTCGGGTCGCCGACGTCGTGGAGGACCACCCCGAGCTCGAGCTGCCCGACGCGGACGAGGTCCGCTGA
- a CDS encoding sulfotransferase family 2 domain-containing protein, translating to MPVLLKAGIAALFVHVPKTGGTSIERFFVQNGWSLDWRDGVAGEGTLNSYLKCSPQHVEARRLAELFRLEKFDLVFSTVREPIARFRSEYCMRNAADLRTDPDSVDAWGESALAAYAADGFVFDNHLRPQHEFIVPGASVYRLEAGLQSMVEDLNARFDLGLTGDLPRASDREMENGVSSRDVVVSDRLEKRLRDLYARDFHDFEY from the coding sequence ATGCCCGTCCTGCTCAAGGCTGGGATTGCCGCATTGTTCGTGCACGTGCCCAAGACGGGCGGCACGTCGATCGAGCGCTTCTTCGTGCAGAACGGGTGGTCGCTCGACTGGCGCGACGGCGTCGCCGGCGAGGGCACCTTGAACTCGTACCTCAAGTGCTCTCCTCAGCACGTGGAGGCGCGACGGCTGGCCGAGCTCTTCCGGTTGGAGAAGTTCGACCTGGTCTTCTCGACGGTGCGTGAGCCCATCGCACGCTTCCGTTCCGAGTACTGCATGCGCAACGCGGCGGATCTTCGTACCGACCCTGACTCCGTCGATGCGTGGGGCGAGTCAGCGCTCGCCGCGTACGCCGCGGACGGATTCGTCTTCGACAACCACCTGCGCCCGCAGCACGAGTTCATCGTCCCGGGAGCGTCGGTCTACCGACTGGAGGCCGGCCTGCAGAGCATGGTCGAGGACCTCAACGCGCGATTCGACCTCGGACTCACCGGGGACCTGCCGCGCGCGAGCGACCGGGAGATGGAGAACGGGGTGTCGAGCCGCGACGTGGTGGTCAGCGACAGGCTGGAGAAGCGGCTGCGCGACCTCTACGCACGAGACTTCCACGACTTCGAGTACTGA
- a CDS encoding class I SAM-dependent methyltransferase, with translation MSRQQDETMTAARLDDVDWAEVDFIDFGSGVGGSLQSAEKRTGGRGVGIEMRAAKVEIARREGRNVVLGDIFDLPTDISVRYVTIDNVLEHLPSMDLVEAALHSATRIAREFVYVRHPSFEDEPYLNALGLKQFWTDWRDHPSHITMADFMRMAHKLGATSWSMHPVRAAADSSDSTILPIGAPTDQHDYDAGRHGDKPDVVFPRPVYYAWDVLIQVQAGISVNLDYIDDPEVSDRRPRIVVSGT, from the coding sequence ATGTCGAGGCAGCAGGACGAGACCATGACCGCGGCTCGACTGGACGACGTCGACTGGGCGGAGGTGGACTTCATCGACTTCGGGTCGGGTGTCGGAGGCTCGCTGCAGAGCGCCGAGAAGCGGACCGGCGGACGGGGCGTGGGCATCGAGATGCGTGCGGCCAAGGTCGAGATCGCCCGACGCGAGGGCAGGAACGTGGTCCTCGGTGACATCTTCGACCTGCCGACCGACATCTCCGTGCGCTACGTGACGATCGACAACGTCCTGGAGCACCTTCCGTCGATGGACCTCGTCGAGGCCGCGCTGCACTCGGCGACGCGGATCGCACGCGAGTTCGTGTACGTCAGGCATCCCTCCTTCGAGGACGAGCCGTACCTCAACGCACTCGGTCTGAAGCAGTTCTGGACGGACTGGCGCGACCACCCGTCGCACATCACCATGGCCGACTTCATGCGGATGGCCCACAAGCTCGGCGCCACGAGCTGGAGCATGCACCCCGTACGCGCCGCAGCGGACAGCTCCGACAGCACCATCCTGCCCATCGGTGCACCCACGGACCAGCACGACTACGACGCCGGGCGCCACGGCGACAAGCCCGACGTGGTGTTCCCACGTCCCGTCTACTACGCCTGGGACGTCCTGATCCAGGTGCAGGCCGGCATCTCGGTCAACCTCGACTACATCGACGATCCCGAGGTGTCGGACCGGCGCCCGCGAATCGTCGTCTCAGGCACCTGA